A stretch of the Teretinema zuelzerae genome encodes the following:
- the folE2 gene encoding GTP cyclohydrolase FolE2, with protein MIDIQSERDDRDIALQKVGIKDLRYPVRVLDRDHSRQYSTATVNLYVNLPRHFKGTHMSRFVEVFHQHRENLSMPHFLDMLEEIRVSLEASRSFGEIFFPFFMEKSAPVSGQKAMMSYDCSYEGSVSAGTPEGSPSSRSFFVSVAVPVQTVCPCSRAISEYGAHNQRGIVRVKLELGPFFWIEDLVALVEECASSALYTLLKREDEKYVTEKSYENPKFVEDLVRDVMLAVPRLGDFPWYSVEAENYESIHNHNAFAYAEGGSR; from the coding sequence ATGATAGATATACAAAGCGAGCGGGACGACCGCGACATAGCCTTACAGAAAGTCGGAATCAAGGATCTCCGCTATCCTGTCCGCGTATTGGACCGGGACCATTCCCGCCAGTATTCCACAGCGACGGTGAATCTCTATGTGAACCTTCCCCGCCACTTCAAGGGGACTCACATGAGCCGCTTTGTCGAGGTGTTTCATCAGCATCGGGAAAATCTCTCGATGCCGCACTTTCTCGACATGCTGGAGGAAATCCGCGTTTCCCTTGAAGCGTCCCGCTCCTTCGGCGAAATCTTCTTTCCTTTTTTTATGGAAAAATCCGCTCCCGTCTCCGGACAGAAGGCGATGATGAGCTACGATTGCTCCTACGAAGGCTCGGTCTCGGCCGGAACGCCTGAAGGCAGCCCCTCGTCGCGCTCCTTTTTCGTTTCGGTCGCGGTCCCCGTGCAAACCGTCTGCCCCTGCTCGCGCGCGATCAGCGAATACGGCGCGCATAACCAGCGCGGAATCGTCCGCGTCAAGCTCGAGCTCGGCCCCTTCTTCTGGATAGAAGACCTCGTCGCCCTTGTGGAAGAATGCGCCTCCAGCGCCTTGTACACCCTCCTCAAGCGGGAGGATGAAAAATACGTAACGGAGAAATCCTACGAGAATCCGAAATTCGTGGAAGACCTCGTCCGCGACGTGATGCTCGCCGTCCCGCGCCTCGGGGACTTTCCCTGGTACAGCGTGGAAGCCGAGAACTACGAGAGCATTCACAATCACAACGCGTTCGCGTACGCTGAGGGAGGCTCCCGGTGA